The DNA sequence TATTGATTTTGGCCGCGCAGTCCTTGAGTTTTCCGAGTGGAATGCCGCGTCCGTAGTCCCGAACCGAAAGCTGGCTGCCCGAAAGCTCGATCTCGATGGTGCGTCCGTTGCCCATGACAAACTCATCAATGGAGTTGTCGATCACCTCTTTCAGTAGCACGTAGATGCCATCGTCCGATGCGGAACCGTCGCCCAGTTTTCCAATGTACATGCCCGGGCGCAGGCGGATGTGTTCTTTCCAGTCGAGTGAACGAATACTGTCTTCGGTGTAAGTGGCTGACATGAATGGGAAATGGATGAGCGCCTGGTGACCTTCACAAAGCGCATCATTTTTAAGGATGTGTTGGTGTCAGAACCCGGACGGGCACAAATACGGTAGTTGATGGGGTCGAAGGTGACCCGCGGACGGGTTGTTACCCGGTGCCAGTGCGCGGTTCGATACCACGCTGGCGCGTCAGGCTTCAGCCGTCCAACCCTTCAATGTTGCAGGACCGCAGCTTTGATTGTCAAGATTGTGCACGGGAAGTCGTGACAATCGTTGAAAAAGCCGCTCAGTTGCCCATGCTTGTGAGGCAACCATGGATTTTAAACGATACCTTCAACAGTGGCTGATCCTCATGGTGGGTGTTTTTGTGGCATCTCACATCATTCCCGGAATCCACTACGAAACGACCGGATCCCTCATCGCAGTGGTGTTGATTTTGAGCTTTCTCAACCTCATTCTGCGACCGATCCTGATTTTATTTACCCTGCCTTTTGTCATTCTCACGATGGGAGTTGGCATCTTGGTGATCAATGCATTCCTGTTTCTGCTCGTGAACCAAATGGTCTCCGGATTTCATGTGGATGGATTTTGGGCGGCGTTTTTTGGCTCAATCGTGGTAAGCCTCATCGGCATGGTCGCGAACCTTCTGCTCGCTCGACCGCAGGTGCAGGTGGATGTGAGGCGACCCGATGCTCCGGGAATGGGAGCGCAAGGATCCAGTTCCAAGCGGAAATTGAAGGATGATGACGTGATTGACATTTAGTTCCATCTATTGCATCGGCTTTGGGTTCCGGTTTCGGAAATTCCCTGCCGATTCTATTCCCAACTACAACTGACCCTGCAAGCTACCGTGAAAACAATCCAACACCACCGCCTGACCATCCAGATTCTCATTGGCATGGCCACTGGGATCCTGCTTGGCATTCTGATCAACCAGTTTTTCAGTGAGGTGGTTTGGGTGTCCAACTGGGTCACCGGAGGCATTTTTTATGTGGGTGGCAAAATATTTGTCGCCTGCCTGCAGCTGCTGGTGGTTCCACTGGTATTGGTATCTCTGATTTCTGGAACTGCTGCGCTGGATGATGTGCGTAAAGTGGGAACGATTGGACTCAAAACCGTGCTGCTCTACATGGTCACCACTGCGATTGCGATCACGCTGGCCCTGCTGTTTGCGAGTCTATTTCGTCCGGGTGTTGGAATCGACAAGGAAGCGTTTTTACAATCGCAAACCCCCAGCGTTTCATCAGTGGAAACCCAGCTCGAAACCATTGCAGGTGAGGTGAATGAAGTGAAGTGGGTCATCAACCAGCTCGCCCGCCAGAGTGGAGCGCAAGCCGAACCCTTCGAGGACATCGAGGGCGAATTGGCGGACGAAGCGCCGGCACAGGAATCCGGGTTTTCGGTTCAGGAGGCACCACCACTGACTGAGGTGCTGATACAAATTTTTCCAACCAACCCGATCCGTTCCATGGCGGAAGGCAACATGTTGCAGATTATTGTTTTTGCGATTTTGTTCGGACTGGCGCTTACCCTGGCAGGTGAATCGGGACAGCGCGTATTGCAGGGGGTGAATGACCTCAATGAAGTGGTCATGAAGCTCGTGCTGTTGCTCATGCGCACAGCACCCTTCGGTGTCTTTTGTCTGGTCGGTCAAACCTTTGCAACGCAGGGATTTTCCGCAATCGCACCCCTGTCAAAGTATTTCTTTCTCGTGATGCTGGTGCTGCTGTTGCACGCGGGGGTGACCTATTCGCTTTTTCTCAAAATCTTTGCACGATTAAGTCCGCTTCGTTTCCTTCGCACCATGTGGGAAACGCAGATGTTTGCGTTCAGCACCTCCAGCAGCAATGCCACCATTCCGGTCACGCTCGAAACGGTGACCGAACGCCTCGGCGTGCACCGCAGTGTGGCCTCCTTTACGGTGCCACTGGGTGCGACGATTAACATGGACGGCACGGCTATCATGCAGGGAGTGGCGACGGTTTTTATCGCGCAGGCCTGGGGTATGGATCTGAGTCTGACGGATTTTCTGATCGTCATTGTGACCGCTACTTTGGCGTCGATCGGAACAGCAGGTGTGCCTGGAGTGGGTCTGGTCATGCTCTCCATGGTGCTGATGCAGGTAGGACTCCCGGTCGAAGGCATTGCCATCATTCTCGGGGTGGATCGCCTGCTCGACATGCTGCGAACCGCAGTGAACATCACGGGTGACAGTATGGTTTCCTGTGTCGTGGGCAGGTGGCAGAATGCGCTCGATCCCGACGTGTTTGAGCGGGGGGATCCGTAACAGGGTGAGTTGTTGCTCAGCTATTCAGGCTGAGATGTAAATAACGCAAGGCCGGCAACAATCGCATGCAAGAAGGCTGGTGCAGCGCATCCTGCAGATGGATCAGCTTTCGGTTTCGAATGCCCTTTTCCTTCCAGTCACTGTGAATCGTTTGAACTTCGAGCGGGTACAGAATCCAGTGTTGGGGAGCGACGTCTTTGTAAGGCATGAGCACCGGATGTCCCGAAATTGCACCCTCAACCCCGGCTTCCTCCAGAGCCTCCATGCAAGCGACCTCCCGAGCACCGAGATGGGCTTCGGGTTGCCCTTTTGGAAAAATGGTAAGGGCCTTTTTCCGGGTTTGAACGGCCACAACCTCGATTTTGCCGGAAGTTCGCAGGTAGGGAAGAACACCAATCACAACATTGGATTTTTGCCGATCCACATCCACGGGCAATTCCTGAATTTGCAGCGGACTGTGCATCAGGGATTCATCCCGAAACCTTACATCCATCGTGATGTCGGGTCCCAGCGTTGCGGGAGGAGACCAGAAGAATGCATCACGTACTGTAGCAAAGCGGAAAGTGGCAATGTGTAACCCTTTGAGTGACTGCTCAAAGCTGTCCACCCAGGCATCCGTTCCCGGCAAAAGGCAACGGTACCGCAGCATTTCAAGCGGGGGGAACAAGGCAGTTGGCCAAAGCTCATGGCACTGACGGCGCTGCAGGCGACAGCGCAGCTGTTGCCAGGACCCGTTGACCCGGGTTTCCACGATCTGCCAGCAGGCATTGCCGTGCTGACGCAGCGAGATGCGACGATGGGAGTCACTCGCAAGCAAGGCCCTGCGAACCTGTGTTGCACGGGCGTGCAAGGCGAGAACTTCAGGTTCTGCAATCAGGAATCGGCGATGGAAACAGTCGTGCAAGCGGGTTCGTGTGGAGTTCAGAGCGGGCAGCCCGAATCGATAAATGACCAGGGAAGTGCAAACTGTTCCGCAACCTCTGCGGCGAGCCGCTGCACCGCAAATACTTCGGTGTCGTAATGCCCGCAGGTGTAGAGGTTCACCCCCAACTCCTGCGAAAGTGCAAAATGATGCTGGGAGCATTCTCCGGTGATCAGGGTGTCAATGCCATCGGCAGCCAGGCGAGTCAGTGCATCGCCTCCACTCCCGGTGAGGATGCCGATCCGCCGTAGTTGCTGCGGTCCATGCATCATGGCTACAGTTCGTGGAAATTGCTCGTGCAGGCGTTCTGTGAGCGTCTCGCGCGGCAGCTCGGCATCACAGTACCACCCGATGGGAACCCCCTCGTAGGGCGCAAATTGCCCGGTTGGCTGCAATCCGAGTTTTTGCGCCAAGCACACGTTGTTTCCGATTTCCGGGTGAGCATCCAGCGGCAGGTGACTGCCGTAAACCGCCAGATTGTGCTGCATCGCATGGAAAAACTTGCGGTAGCGCGGTCCTGTGAGCGGTGAGACCGGGGCCCAGAAGGGGCCATGGTGCACGATAAGGAAATCCACGCCGCGTTCGACAGCTGATTCAAACACCTGTAAACTGGCATCCACGGCGGCACCGATGTGAGTGACAGTGCCATTATTCTCGATCTGGAGTCCGTTTTTGGCTCCCGGGTAGTCGGGAATTTCGTGGGTTCGCGTGCGTTTGTTGCAGTAGTGTGTGATGGGTTGAAGTGATGCCATGGATGGGATTCAAATGTTGCGGATGGCGGTGGACAGGGGTTTGACTCGGCAAACCTTCAATCGATTAAATCAAACGGATTTGCCAACGCAACCCGTTACCGGATATTGAGGGAGAGACGGCAAGCCAATGCCATCTCAAGATGTAACCCTTTTCACATGAAACGCTTTTACCAACAGGAGACCATTCCCTTTCGGCTGGCATCCGACTATCAGCCTCAGGGGGATCAACCGCAGGCCATTTCCAGATTGGTCGAATCCATTCGCGCAGGCAATCGCTACCAGACCCTGCTTGGGGTGACGGGTTCGGGGAAGACCTTCACAATGGCGAATGTGATTCAGGAACTACAGCGCCCCACCCTTATCATTTCGCACAACAAGACGC is a window from the Puniceicoccaceae bacterium genome containing:
- a CDS encoding phage holin family protein, producing MDFKRYLQQWLILMVGVFVASHIIPGIHYETTGSLIAVVLILSFLNLILRPILILFTLPFVILTMGVGILVINAFLFLLVNQMVSGFHVDGFWAAFFGSIVVSLIGMVANLLLARPQVQVDVRRPDAPGMGAQGSSSKRKLKDDDVIDI
- a CDS encoding dicarboxylate/amino acid:cation symporter — translated: MKTIQHHRLTIQILIGMATGILLGILINQFFSEVVWVSNWVTGGIFYVGGKIFVACLQLLVVPLVLVSLISGTAALDDVRKVGTIGLKTVLLYMVTTAIAITLALLFASLFRPGVGIDKEAFLQSQTPSVSSVETQLETIAGEVNEVKWVINQLARQSGAQAEPFEDIEGELADEAPAQESGFSVQEAPPLTEVLIQIFPTNPIRSMAEGNMLQIIVFAILFGLALTLAGESGQRVLQGVNDLNEVVMKLVLLLMRTAPFGVFCLVGQTFATQGFSAIAPLSKYFFLVMLVLLLHAGVTYSLFLKIFARLSPLRFLRTMWETQMFAFSTSSSNATIPVTLETVTERLGVHRSVASFTVPLGATINMDGTAIMQGVATVFIAQAWGMDLSLTDFLIVIVTATLASIGTAGVPGVGLVMLSMVLMQVGLPVEGIAIILGVDRLLDMLRTAVNITGDSMVSCVVGRWQNALDPDVFERGDP
- a CDS encoding Nif3-like dinuclear metal center hexameric protein — encoded protein: MASLQPITHYCNKRTRTHEIPDYPGAKNGLQIENNGTVTHIGAAVDASLQVFESAVERGVDFLIVHHGPFWAPVSPLTGPRYRKFFHAMQHNLAVYGSHLPLDAHPEIGNNVCLAQKLGLQPTGQFAPYEGVPIGWYCDAELPRETLTERLHEQFPRTVAMMHGPQQLRRIGILTGSGGDALTRLAADGIDTLITGECSQHHFALSQELGVNLYTCGHYDTEVFAVQRLAAEVAEQFALPWSFIDSGCPL